The Spirosoma sp. SC4-14 DNA window TAAACGTAAGACTGCATACGCTTGATCTGCTGCTTACGCGATAAATGAGCAAGGGTATTTTTTTTATTTAATCGTAATGGAATCCCTTTAAGTGAATCAGACGATATACTGTCTAGTGTTTTAAACAGATAATTGGTTTTAATGGCAAAGCTTACTCCCTCTGAGGTAGTTTGTTTTCCGCTGATAATTCCAATTACATTTCCTTTTTCGTCGAGCAATGGCCCGCCCGAGTTGCCAGGATTTACTCCAATAGCAACCTGATAAGCTGTTGTGTCGCCCCGGAAACCGGTACCTGAGCTAAGATAACCTTCTCCATAAACGATTTCTTCGCGGGGGTAGCCCAGCGTAAAGACACGTTCGCCCAAATCAGACTGATGGTTGTCAAAGCTATATGGAACGGGTGGGAGCGGCCGAAACGCACTGTCGTCGCAGAGTTGCAAAATGGCCAGATCGTTGGTCTGGTCAGCATGAACCACCCGAGCTTTGTAAACTTCACCGGTTTGACTCTGCACATAAATGGAATCAGCATTGAGGATAATATGGTTGTTGGTGACCATATAACCATCGGCTGTAAGCATAAAGCCTGAGCCAGCCACCTGAGCTGGATTGACACTCAATGCGCGGCTACGTCCATTAAGATCGTTCAGCAGTTTTCGCTGCGACGATTTAACGGCCTGAATCTCTTTACTAAGCAGGCTATACTGCTGTTCCTGCTGTTTATGGCTTTGCTGATAGGAACGATATAAGAAAATGGAACCAAACGTTGTAATAGCAGCTACCGATGCCGCTACGGCCAGGGTAGTCCGATAGGCACGCCACAAGGAACGAATTTGGCCAGGCTGTGGAATAGGTGAGCGGTAAAGCGCACTTTCTTCCCGCATTGCCTCCATGTCGAGAGCAGACTGGGCAGCGGCTAACCGTTGTTTAAGCCGAATCCGTTCGCCATAAGCCAGCAGTGCGTTTTCAATTTCGTTTTCGTCATTAGTCTCCATTGTCGTAAAAGACCGACATCACGTCGGTTAAGTAACGGGTGGATGGGCACAGGCCCTAGCTTTGTTTGTACTCAGAAAAAAACAATCGCTTCAACCGCATCAGGCATTTATACTTCTGCGTTTTGGCGTTGTCGGCATTCGTATAGCCAAACTTTTCGGTAATCTCCTGCATGCTCAGGTGCTGAATATAAAAATCTTCCAGCAACGTTCGGCAGGGCTCGCCAAGCCGGGCCAGCGAATCGGCCATCAGATTAAATTGCCGGTCTCGTTCTTCATGATCGATAAAATCGTCATCAACCTGCTGACCCGCAAAATCCTCTCCGGCCGGTGTTTCAATATCGCGTACCATGTATCGATTCCGCTGAGCTAATTGCTTGAGCCAAAGCCGACGACTAACTGAGTAAATGTATGTTTTTAGTTGACAGTAAAGTTCCAGCGAACCTCCTCTGACTTTTTCATACAACACTACAATCGCTTCCTGATAAATATCTTTTGCATCATCCTCGCTACCACTATTGGTCGTGATAAAATGTAAGATCATCGGGAAATACCGTCGATACAATTGATTGAGCACCTCATCGGAACCATCGGCAAGGCCCGCCAGCAATTCGTCGTCAGTTAAAACGGGCCGCCTACTTTCCTTCATCGTATTGCGTCATTACTTAATACAAAATCACCCCAAACGTAACCCAAAAAAAAATTAAAAAAAGTTGGGTTACCTTTTTCTCGATAGGGTATTAACGTTGACATTAATCTATTTATCACTCGTAAACAAAACGCCCCAAAACTATGAAAGCTATCACGAAATCTGCC harbors:
- a CDS encoding serine protease, with product METNDENEIENALLAYGERIRLKQRLAAAQSALDMEAMREESALYRSPIPQPGQIRSLWRAYRTTLAVAASVAAITTFGSIFLYRSYQQSHKQQEQQYSLLSKEIQAVKSSQRKLLNDLNGRSRALSVNPAQVAGSGFMLTADGYMVTNNHIILNADSIYVQSQTGEVYKARVVHADQTNDLAILQLCDDSAFRPLPPVPYSFDNHQSDLGERVFTLGYPREEIVYGEGYLSSGTGFRGDTTAYQVAIGVNPGNSGGPLLDEKGNVIGIISGKQTTSEGVSFAIKTNYLFKTLDSISSDSLKGIPLRLNKKNTLAHLSRKQQIKRMQSYVYQVKVFKHKE
- a CDS encoding sigma-70 family RNA polymerase sigma factor; this translates as MKESRRPVLTDDELLAGLADGSDEVLNQLYRRYFPMILHFITTNSGSEDDAKDIYQEAIVVLYEKVRGGSLELYCQLKTYIYSVSRRLWLKQLAQRNRYMVRDIETPAGEDFAGQQVDDDFIDHEERDRQFNLMADSLARLGEPCRTLLEDFYIQHLSMQEITEKFGYTNADNAKTQKYKCLMRLKRLFFSEYKQS